Proteins from a genomic interval of Rhodococcoides fascians A25f:
- a CDS encoding TetR/AcrR family transcriptional regulator C-terminal domain-containing protein — translation MGRPSAPLLDVDRITTAALTLVEESGGFTMPQLAKKLKVSPSSLYNHVSGRDEIIELLRGRAMSEVEMPEAGTPWREALAWIARGYRNSYGRYPRLIPLLTAQAVNSSAAFGMYNTLARVLTDAGFAPADVLRIITVLDSFVLGSALDLAAPEAPWLSSRDVEPELKAALDAAGELHERSEDAFEFGLQALLMGLEPR, via the coding sequence GTGGGAAGACCGTCGGCACCCCTTCTCGACGTCGATCGCATCACGACGGCGGCCCTGACTCTCGTCGAAGAGTCGGGTGGATTCACCATGCCTCAGCTGGCCAAGAAGCTGAAGGTCAGTCCGTCCTCGCTCTACAACCACGTGTCCGGACGTGACGAGATCATCGAGTTGCTGCGGGGTCGGGCGATGTCCGAGGTGGAGATGCCGGAGGCCGGTACGCCGTGGCGTGAGGCGCTCGCCTGGATCGCGCGCGGGTACCGAAACAGCTACGGGCGCTACCCACGGTTGATCCCACTGCTGACGGCTCAGGCCGTGAACAGCAGCGCTGCGTTCGGGATGTACAACACGTTGGCGCGGGTGCTGACAGATGCCGGCTTCGCGCCCGCCGACGTGCTCCGCATCATCACCGTGCTCGACAGTTTCGTGTTGGGTTCGGCCTTGGATCTGGCAGCTCCCGAAGCACCGTGGCTCAGTAGCCGCGACGTGGAACCGGAACTGAAAGCTGCACTGGACGCTGCGGGGGAACTGCACGAGCGGTCCGAGGATGCCTTCGAGTTCGGGCTGCAGGCTCTCCTGATGGGCCTCGAGCCGCGGTAG
- a CDS encoding helix-turn-helix transcriptional regulator, which translates to MNNALRTNAVREHRKAARLTQAELGKACGVSRQSIVSVEGGDYAPSVYLALKLAGALNTTVETLFGNEE; encoded by the coding sequence ATGAACAACGCGCTGAGAACCAATGCGGTGCGTGAACACCGCAAAGCTGCGCGGCTGACCCAGGCGGAGCTCGGTAAAGCCTGCGGTGTTTCCCGGCAGAGCATCGTCTCCGTCGAAGGCGGCGACTACGCACCGAGCGTCTACCTGGCACTGAAGCTGGCCGGGGCACTGAACACCACTGTCGAAACATTGTTCGGAAACGAGGAGTGA
- a CDS encoding MFS transporter, producing the protein MSRIRLAVPLYIGGASLSLFGNSAITIVLPWLVLATTGSLASAGLIAAAAGIAAVPATFAGGRLIDRFGARNVAVVSDLGSATAVFGLIVVSATVGLSVPWFVVLGVAGAVFDVPGMTARQAMLADVASISGTSVTAVAGFFQTGFSLAFLAGPALAGLLLSMLDPIDVVAVTAASSAAAAVLTALVPVVGQAFAAGAAGSGSALDLIRRTPALRAMLLFAFLASLVTPPMISLLLPGHFNEIGEPGQLGLAMSAYAVGALAGSALFALVAARSRRATFVTGMAAMTIGIWLFAQLQGFWIVAAGMLVMGLGSGLFGPIWNVYVAEQVPADVRGRVLGWLNMSGLVAGPMGLGLMSVVLLGGDLGLGAVVMGVGWTAVAAYAVLSPGARELTEPVQHSAGVDG; encoded by the coding sequence ATGAGTCGCATCCGTCTTGCTGTTCCGCTGTACATCGGTGGCGCGTCGTTGTCGCTTTTCGGCAACTCGGCCATCACTATCGTCCTGCCCTGGTTGGTGCTGGCCACGACAGGAAGCCTGGCGTCGGCAGGTCTGATCGCTGCGGCAGCGGGCATCGCAGCGGTGCCGGCAACGTTCGCCGGTGGTCGACTGATCGACCGATTCGGGGCACGCAACGTGGCCGTCGTCTCCGACCTCGGTAGCGCGACTGCGGTATTCGGCCTGATCGTGGTGAGTGCGACGGTTGGGTTGTCGGTGCCTTGGTTCGTGGTGCTCGGAGTGGCAGGCGCTGTCTTCGATGTGCCGGGGATGACGGCTCGTCAGGCGATGCTCGCCGACGTCGCGTCGATCTCGGGGACGTCGGTCACGGCGGTGGCCGGGTTCTTTCAGACCGGTTTCTCGCTGGCGTTCCTGGCCGGACCGGCTCTGGCGGGTCTGCTGTTGAGCATGCTGGATCCGATCGACGTCGTGGCCGTCACGGCCGCCTCGTCGGCGGCCGCTGCGGTGCTGACTGCGTTGGTTCCGGTTGTGGGGCAGGCGTTCGCGGCCGGTGCCGCGGGGTCGGGGAGTGCGCTGGACCTGATCCGTCGCACGCCCGCGCTGCGCGCGATGCTGTTGTTCGCGTTTCTCGCGAGTCTGGTCACCCCGCCGATGATCAGCCTGCTGTTGCCCGGTCACTTCAACGAGATCGGCGAACCCGGGCAGCTCGGCCTGGCCATGTCGGCGTACGCCGTCGGTGCCTTGGCGGGGTCGGCCTTGTTCGCTCTTGTGGCCGCCCGATCGCGACGGGCCACGTTCGTGACGGGAATGGCTGCGATGACGATCGGTATCTGGCTGTTCGCACAGCTGCAGGGGTTCTGGATCGTCGCGGCCGGGATGCTCGTGATGGGTCTCGGATCCGGGCTGTTCGGTCCGATCTGGAATGTCTACGTGGCCGAACAGGTCCCCGCAGATGTTCGGGGGCGCGTCCTCGGCTGGTTGAACATGAGCGGGCTCGTGGCCGGTCCGATGGGGTTGGGACTGATGTCGGTGGTGCTCCTCGGCGGCGATCTCGGTCTCGGGGCCGTCGTCATGGGAGTCGGATGGACAGCTGTTGCTGCCTATGCGGTGCTGAGTCCGGGTGCGCGTGAGCTGACCGAACCGGTGCAGCACTCTGCCGGAGTGGACGGTTGA
- a CDS encoding MerR family transcriptional regulator, with product MLRIGELASYVGVTTRTVRFYHQQGLLDEPRRDTSGYRLYDGEAVLRLSRVVALASAGVPLARVHELLDASQETLDLALLEIHADLNSRIERLEKDRDRLGLLRAGDALVLPDLIVGLIQHLRDAGIDTGVVDHYRDAWILTYAVYRPRLDPWLKEFGAVMLRDPGYLALMVRSFRAAELEPEDPRIQELADDTVEWMIDTWASDAREWSFERGLDDPAANALLAEQWADRPAWVRVTELIMQGLQERGIEHSPP from the coding sequence ATGCTTCGTATCGGTGAGCTGGCTTCCTATGTGGGAGTGACGACCCGAACCGTGCGGTTCTACCACCAGCAGGGGCTGTTGGACGAGCCACGACGCGACACGTCGGGTTACCGTCTCTACGACGGGGAGGCCGTGCTGCGGCTGTCACGTGTTGTTGCTCTTGCCTCGGCCGGTGTGCCACTGGCGCGCGTCCACGAGCTACTCGACGCCTCGCAGGAAACACTCGACCTCGCCTTGCTCGAGATCCACGCCGACCTGAACAGCAGGATCGAACGTCTGGAGAAAGATCGCGACAGACTGGGGCTGTTGCGCGCGGGCGACGCGCTGGTCCTTCCCGATCTGATCGTCGGCCTGATCCAGCACCTGCGCGACGCGGGCATCGATACCGGAGTGGTCGATCACTATCGCGACGCCTGGATACTGACGTATGCCGTCTACCGGCCCCGGCTCGATCCCTGGCTGAAGGAGTTCGGTGCCGTCATGCTCAGGGACCCGGGCTATCTGGCACTCATGGTGCGCTCTTTTCGAGCAGCCGAGCTCGAACCCGAGGACCCACGGATCCAGGAGCTCGCGGACGACACGGTCGAATGGATGATCGACACCTGGGCCAGTGACGCCCGCGAATGGTCGTTCGAGCGCGGTCTCGACGACCCTGCGGCCAACGCACTACTCGCGGAGCAGTGGGCCGACCGGCCTGCCTGGGTGCGCGTCACCGAGCTGATCATGCAAGGTCTGCAGGAGCGCGGCATCGAGCATTCCCCACCCTGA
- a CDS encoding APC family permease: MNEHKVVDVESKGLSAGQLGLLASVVLGISTIAPAYALTASLGPTVTEVGVHLPAIFIVGFIPMLLVALGYRELNAAEPDSGTSFTWASKAFGPYVGWMGGWGLIAATIIVLSNLAGVAVDFFYLFLAQVTSNDSVADLTGNKLVNIVTCLVFMALSAWLCYRGMQETKRVQYTMLGFQLLVMAWFIVAAFVKVGAGDGADDISFSLDWFDPFGIPSFSAFTAGLSLSIFMYWGWDVCLTVNEETSGSAKIPGRAALVTVFFIIVLYLLTAVATLLFAGTGDTGNGLQNPDTTDNVFAALAGPVMGPFAVLLSLAVLSSSASSLQATFISPARTLLAMGHYQALPKRFASITPRFSTPGFATLVAGGASAGFYAVMRVVSDNVLTDTIAALGLMICFYYGITAFACVWYFREELFTSTRNVFFKFLAPLLGGVGMAVVFVQTSVDAWDPEFGSGSSLFGIGMVFLIGVGIIVLGIVIMLVVALRKPEFFKGDILRRDTPSLIVED, from the coding sequence ATGAATGAGCACAAGGTAGTGGACGTCGAGTCCAAGGGCCTGTCGGCCGGCCAGCTCGGGCTGCTCGCGAGTGTCGTGCTGGGCATTTCGACCATCGCGCCCGCGTACGCGCTGACGGCATCGCTCGGGCCGACGGTCACCGAGGTCGGGGTGCACCTGCCGGCGATTTTCATCGTGGGCTTCATCCCGATGTTGTTGGTGGCGTTGGGCTATCGCGAGCTCAACGCGGCCGAACCCGACAGCGGTACGTCCTTCACGTGGGCGTCCAAGGCCTTCGGCCCCTACGTCGGCTGGATGGGCGGGTGGGGTCTGATCGCGGCCACCATCATCGTGCTCTCCAACCTCGCCGGAGTGGCCGTCGACTTCTTCTATCTCTTTCTCGCGCAGGTCACCAGCAACGATTCGGTGGCCGACCTCACCGGCAACAAGCTCGTCAACATCGTCACCTGCCTGGTGTTCATGGCGCTGTCGGCGTGGCTGTGTTATCGCGGTATGCAGGAGACAAAGCGCGTTCAATACACGATGCTCGGCTTCCAGTTGCTGGTGATGGCCTGGTTCATCGTTGCCGCGTTCGTCAAGGTCGGGGCAGGCGACGGGGCCGACGACATCTCGTTCAGCCTGGATTGGTTCGATCCGTTCGGCATTCCGAGCTTCTCGGCATTCACGGCCGGCCTGTCGCTGTCGATCTTCATGTACTGGGGCTGGGACGTCTGTCTGACGGTCAACGAGGAAACGTCCGGTAGCGCAAAGATTCCCGGCCGCGCCGCTCTGGTGACGGTGTTCTTCATCATCGTGTTGTACTTGCTCACCGCGGTCGCCACGCTGCTGTTCGCCGGCACCGGGGACACCGGGAACGGACTGCAGAATCCCGACACCACCGACAACGTGTTCGCGGCTCTCGCCGGGCCGGTGATGGGACCGTTCGCGGTTCTGCTCTCGCTCGCCGTGCTGAGCAGCTCGGCCAGTTCGTTGCAGGCCACGTTCATCTCACCGGCGCGCACTCTGCTGGCGATGGGCCACTATCAGGCACTGCCGAAGCGGTTCGCTTCCATCACACCGCGATTCAGCACTCCAGGCTTCGCGACGCTGGTGGCGGGCGGCGCGTCGGCCGGCTTCTACGCCGTGATGCGAGTGGTGAGCGACAACGTACTCACCGACACCATCGCCGCACTCGGACTGATGATCTGCTTCTATTACGGCATCACGGCGTTCGCCTGCGTCTGGTACTTCCGCGAGGAATTGTTCACCAGCACCCGCAACGTGTTCTTCAAGTTCCTCGCGCCGCTACTCGGCGGGGTCGGGATGGCCGTGGTGTTCGTGCAGACCTCGGTCGATGCGTGGGATCCCGAGTTCGGTAGCGGCTCATCATTGTTCGGTATCGGGATGGTCTTCCTCATCGGCGTGGGGATCATCGTTCTCGGCATCGTCATCATGTTGGTGGTGGCACTGCGCAAGCCGGAGTTCTTCAAGGGCGACATTCTCCGCCGCGATACTCCGTCACTGATCGTCGAAGACTGA
- a CDS encoding universal stress protein — translation MRLIVGYQATPSGADGIALGATLARSLQASLDICLVLPQERPVPSKAPVEAAYDDILIDQATEWLDEALKLVPEDVEARTHLLFDESFAQGLLDCVDECDAYMIVVGAAGDGLLGRHSIGTVTSDLLHVAHVPLALAPRGYRHSPPQRIREITCAIGNRPGAAELVEAATDLSATAELPLRLLSLVSADERSAPGPGGLAKAEDVLRTVQAGLPDGSEVQLTVAEGSGIEKAASSLDWHGGDVLMVGSSRLAQPHRLFLGSVAAKMLRVVPVPMIVVPREAGDE, via the coding sequence ATGCGTCTGATCGTGGGGTACCAGGCAACACCGAGTGGCGCGGACGGAATCGCCCTGGGCGCAACGCTCGCGCGTTCGCTGCAGGCCTCGCTGGACATCTGTCTGGTGCTGCCTCAGGAGCGTCCGGTGCCGTCCAAGGCACCGGTCGAGGCGGCCTACGACGACATCTTGATCGACCAGGCCACCGAGTGGCTGGACGAGGCCCTGAAATTGGTGCCCGAGGACGTCGAGGCTCGTACTCACCTGCTGTTCGACGAGTCGTTCGCACAGGGCCTGCTCGACTGTGTGGACGAGTGTGACGCCTACATGATCGTCGTCGGCGCGGCCGGTGACGGTTTGCTCGGACGCCACTCGATCGGCACCGTCACCAGCGATTTGTTGCACGTCGCGCACGTGCCCCTCGCGCTGGCTCCACGCGGGTATCGGCACTCTCCCCCGCAGCGCATTCGCGAGATCACCTGCGCCATCGGAAATCGTCCGGGGGCAGCCGAACTTGTCGAGGCGGCCACCGACCTCTCTGCCACCGCCGAGTTGCCACTGCGCCTGCTCTCCCTCGTTTCCGCAGATGAGCGATCAGCACCGGGGCCAGGAGGTCTCGCCAAGGCCGAGGACGTGCTGCGCACCGTACAAGCCGGACTGCCCGACGGTTCGGAGGTGCAGTTGACGGTGGCCGAGGGTTCCGGCATCGAGAAGGCCGCCTCCTCCCTGGACTGGCACGGCGGTGACGTGTTGATGGTGGGCTCGTCTCGACTCGCGCAGCCTCACCGGCTCTTCCTGGGATCGGTTGCCGCCAAGATGCTTCGGGTCGTCCCCGTTCCGATGATCGTTGTTCCGAGAGAGGCCGGCGATGAATGA
- a CDS encoding primary-amine oxidase has product MTSHPLDPLSSDEFATVAEILGRDHGVGDGWRYASIEMIEPAKPEIAAFDADGTVPARRAVSVVLNRNENTTFKAVVSLDDRTTESWTHIPDVQPNFTVDEWEEADEALRAHPDVIAALADRGITDLNLVFMDTWTYGEAVTPEKYKGRRLGWSDTWVKAAAGANPYAGPVGGFHCVIDVNTMELLEIEDTYRVERPEIMGEYVPRHIPERIRNASTRPPLKPLEITQSDGPSFELDGNKLTWQNWSLRVGFNYREGMTLHAVSYNDNGNVRSVANRMSFAEMVVPYRDHTEDHYRRTAFDIGEWGLGFMTTSLELGCDCLGEIRYLDAVLHNSKGEPYTITNAICIHEEDNAVLWKHVDHDAGAEVRRMRRLTVSFHATVANYEYLVYWRFYQDGNIECEVRATGIMVVTHFDEGGTHPSGTLVDNRTYAPYHQHFLVARLDLDIDGTENTVYASETQRVPMGPDNPYGLALTQVNTPLTTESEGRQDYDWNTQKAWKVVNDNVTNGLGTRPAYKLVPGAAIPSMFDPASPIFQRAQVIGHTVWVTPNSPDERWPSGEFVNQSGIDHGLPEWTEKDRSIENTDVVVWYTFGIHHITRPEDWPVMPADTVSFWLKPFGFFDRNPSLDVVASEQKSCHTDPGSTCH; this is encoded by the coding sequence ATGACCTCTCATCCCCTCGATCCCCTGTCCAGCGACGAATTCGCCACCGTAGCCGAGATTCTCGGCCGCGATCACGGCGTCGGCGACGGTTGGCGTTACGCCTCCATCGAAATGATCGAACCGGCCAAGCCCGAGATCGCCGCATTCGACGCGGACGGGACCGTGCCTGCACGTCGGGCGGTGTCAGTGGTGCTGAACCGCAACGAGAACACGACCTTCAAGGCCGTGGTGTCGCTGGACGATCGCACCACCGAATCGTGGACGCATATCCCGGACGTGCAGCCCAACTTCACCGTCGACGAGTGGGAGGAGGCCGACGAGGCCCTACGCGCCCACCCCGATGTGATTGCCGCCCTTGCCGATAGAGGCATCACCGATCTGAATCTGGTGTTCATGGACACCTGGACCTACGGCGAGGCGGTGACGCCGGAGAAGTACAAGGGTCGACGCCTCGGCTGGTCGGATACCTGGGTGAAGGCCGCGGCGGGTGCCAATCCCTACGCCGGACCGGTCGGTGGGTTCCACTGCGTCATCGACGTGAACACGATGGAATTGCTCGAGATCGAGGACACGTATCGCGTCGAGCGGCCGGAGATCATGGGCGAGTACGTCCCTCGCCACATCCCGGAGCGAATCAGGAACGCCAGCACGCGTCCGCCGCTGAAGCCCCTCGAGATCACTCAATCCGACGGGCCGTCGTTCGAGCTCGACGGCAACAAGTTGACGTGGCAGAACTGGTCGCTGCGCGTGGGATTCAACTACCGCGAGGGCATGACACTGCATGCCGTCAGCTACAACGACAACGGAAATGTGCGCTCCGTTGCGAATCGAATGTCGTTCGCGGAGATGGTCGTTCCCTATCGCGATCACACCGAGGATCACTATCGGCGCACCGCGTTCGACATCGGCGAGTGGGGCCTGGGTTTCATGACCACCTCGCTCGAGCTCGGTTGCGACTGCCTGGGCGAGATCCGCTACCTCGACGCGGTGCTGCACAACAGCAAGGGTGAGCCGTACACGATCACCAACGCGATCTGCATCCACGAGGAAGACAACGCCGTGCTGTGGAAGCACGTCGATCACGACGCCGGAGCCGAGGTACGGCGTATGCGCCGGCTCACGGTCAGCTTCCACGCAACGGTCGCCAACTACGAGTACCTCGTCTACTGGCGGTTCTACCAGGACGGCAACATCGAGTGCGAGGTGCGCGCAACGGGCATCATGGTCGTCACGCACTTCGACGAGGGTGGCACGCACCCGTCGGGCACGCTGGTCGACAACCGTACGTACGCGCCGTATCACCAGCACTTTCTCGTCGCCCGGCTCGATCTGGACATCGACGGCACGGAGAACACCGTGTATGCCAGTGAGACTCAACGGGTTCCGATGGGCCCCGACAATCCGTACGGCCTCGCCCTCACTCAGGTCAACACTCCCCTGACCACCGAGTCGGAGGGCAGACAGGATTACGACTGGAACACCCAGAAGGCATGGAAGGTCGTCAACGACAACGTCACCAACGGTCTCGGCACCCGTCCCGCCTACAAGTTGGTTCCGGGCGCGGCGATTCCGTCGATGTTCGATCCGGCGTCGCCGATCTTCCAGCGCGCCCAGGTGATCGGCCACACCGTGTGGGTCACCCCCAACTCGCCCGACGAGCGTTGGCCCAGTGGTGAATTCGTCAACCAGAGCGGTATCGATCACGGCCTGCCGGAGTGGACCGAAAAGGATCGCAGCATCGAGAACACCGATGTCGTCGTCTGGTACACCTTCGGGATCCACCACATCACTCGCCCGGAGGACTGGCCGGTGATGCCCGCGGACACGGTCTCGTTCTGGCTCAAGCCGTTCGGGTTCTTCGATCGCAATCCCTCGCTCGACGTCGTGGCGTCGGAGCAGAAGTCGTGCCATACCGATCCCGGTAGCACCTGTCATTAG
- a CDS encoding gamma-aminobutyraldehyde dehydrogenase, whose protein sequence is MTVPVLQNYIDGAFVTPSGTEMLEVISPVDETVVAHSPISDAADVEAAMSAAASAFETWGKTTPSERQKVLLKLADAIEAHSDEIVEAQSRNTGQPKATIAAEEVTVGADQIRFFAGAARMLEGKSAGEYMDGFTSYVRREPIGVVGQVTPWNYPFMMAIWKIGPALAAGNTIVLKPSDTTPESTLVLAKLSKGIVPDGVLNVVLGNGGTGAAIVEHKMPGLVSITGSVRAGIAVAVAAAKQLKRAHLELGGKAPAIVFDDVDIAKAADGIAEAAFFNAGQDCTAVTRVLVHESVHDTLVDALVAKAKTLKVGLPDDPDTFLGPLNNVNHFGQVSAKVDGIGAHATIVTGGKRIGDKGFFFEPTIITGVQQSDPIVQEETFGPVLTVQKFTDEAEAIALANDVDFGLASSVWTSDHARTLRISAALDFGAVWVNCHIPLVAEMPHGGFKYSGYGKDLSAYGVEDYTRIKHVMSSTETIA, encoded by the coding sequence ATGACGGTGCCTGTCCTGCAGAACTACATCGACGGGGCGTTCGTCACGCCCTCGGGCACCGAGATGCTCGAGGTGATCAGCCCGGTGGACGAGACGGTCGTCGCCCACTCACCCATCTCCGACGCGGCCGACGTCGAGGCCGCAATGTCGGCTGCCGCCAGCGCATTCGAGACCTGGGGCAAAACGACGCCGAGTGAGCGACAGAAGGTGTTGCTGAAGCTCGCCGACGCCATCGAGGCGCACAGCGACGAGATCGTCGAAGCGCAGAGCCGCAACACCGGCCAGCCCAAGGCCACCATCGCCGCCGAGGAGGTGACGGTCGGAGCGGATCAGATCCGATTCTTCGCCGGCGCCGCCCGGATGCTCGAGGGCAAGTCCGCAGGTGAGTACATGGACGGCTTCACCTCGTACGTGCGCCGCGAACCGATCGGCGTCGTCGGCCAGGTGACCCCGTGGAACTACCCGTTCATGATGGCGATCTGGAAGATCGGGCCCGCACTGGCCGCCGGCAACACGATCGTGCTCAAGCCCAGTGACACCACCCCCGAGAGCACGTTGGTGTTGGCGAAGCTCTCCAAGGGCATTGTTCCGGACGGCGTTCTCAACGTCGTCCTCGGCAACGGCGGCACCGGTGCGGCGATCGTCGAGCACAAGATGCCCGGCCTGGTGTCGATCACCGGATCCGTGCGCGCCGGCATCGCGGTGGCGGTGGCCGCCGCCAAGCAGCTCAAGCGCGCGCACCTCGAACTCGGCGGTAAGGCACCGGCGATCGTCTTCGACGACGTCGACATCGCCAAGGCAGCCGACGGCATCGCGGAGGCCGCGTTCTTCAACGCCGGTCAGGACTGCACCGCTGTCACCCGCGTACTGGTGCACGAGTCGGTACACGACACCCTCGTCGATGCCCTTGTGGCCAAGGCGAAGACACTGAAAGTCGGCCTCCCCGACGACCCCGATACCTTCCTCGGGCCACTGAACAACGTCAACCACTTCGGTCAGGTCAGCGCCAAGGTCGACGGAATCGGCGCACATGCCACCATCGTCACCGGCGGCAAGCGCATCGGCGACAAGGGTTTCTTCTTCGAGCCCACCATCATCACGGGCGTGCAGCAGTCCGATCCCATCGTGCAGGAGGAGACGTTCGGCCCGGTGCTCACGGTGCAGAAGTTCACCGACGAGGCCGAGGCGATCGCTCTCGCCAACGATGTGGACTTCGGCCTTGCATCGAGCGTGTGGACCTCTGATCACGCACGCACACTACGCATCTCGGCAGCTCTGGACTTCGGTGCCGTCTGGGTCAACTGCCACATCCCGTTGGTCGCGGAAATGCCGCACGGCGGATTCAAATACTCCGGCTACGGCAAGGACCTCTCGGCCTATGGTGTCGAGGACTACACCCGCATCAAGCACGTCATGAGCTCGACGGAGACCATCGCATGA
- a CDS encoding TetR family transcriptional regulator, with the protein MPRLSRTAVVDAALDVAYRHGLDSLTIRKIATELGVSPMAIYWHVKNKDELLDAMGDRVCQDLELTVDPAAPWWQQLRTVLEDFMRALRAHPGAADIVVPRMLFSPNSREAMELALKALGEAGFTLPDATQLARHGVRVAISLITEPLFTGVEVEPERRAHVEREVASTMESLDPEEFPHILASAHHLGDPTSRPAFEKLGLETYIAGVRALADNRDISS; encoded by the coding sequence ATGCCGCGCCTGAGCAGGACTGCCGTCGTCGACGCCGCTCTCGACGTCGCATATCGCCACGGATTGGACTCGCTCACCATCCGCAAGATCGCGACCGAACTCGGCGTCTCCCCCATGGCGATCTACTGGCATGTCAAGAACAAGGACGAGCTACTCGATGCCATGGGCGACCGCGTCTGCCAGGACCTCGAGCTCACCGTTGATCCCGCCGCCCCGTGGTGGCAGCAGCTACGCACGGTGCTCGAGGACTTCATGCGCGCCTTGCGCGCCCACCCGGGCGCAGCCGACATCGTTGTTCCTCGAATGTTGTTCTCTCCCAACAGTAGGGAGGCCATGGAGTTGGCACTGAAGGCTCTCGGCGAGGCCGGCTTCACCCTTCCCGACGCCACCCAACTCGCCCGCCATGGCGTCCGGGTCGCCATCTCGCTCATCACCGAGCCCTTGTTCACCGGTGTCGAGGTCGAGCCGGAGCGTCGGGCACACGTCGAGCGGGAGGTGGCATCGACGATGGAATCTCTCGATCCCGAGGAGTTCCCACACATCCTGGCCTCGGCCCACCATCTCGGCGATCCCACCTCCCGTCCGGCGTTCGAGAAGCTCGGTCTCGAGACGTATATCGCCGGCGTCAGAGCTCTTGCCGACAACCGTGACATTTCGTCCTGA
- the mqo gene encoding malate dehydrogenase (quinone) — protein sequence MDDVILVGGGIMSATLGTLLQKLEPTWSIRVLERLPRVAAEASDGWNNAGTGHAGLCETNYTTMRSDGSVDIDRAVRIAEQFATTRRFWATLPQADFVRPVPHMTLVQGSDNVEFLRARHHALSGHPMFEAMEYTEDAAVLQQWSPLVAEGRTGSWAATRDVTGTDVDFGAATRQLFDAMTSAGASVETGREVRGLSQDRDGSWRLDVRGGRPVERARFVFLGAGGWALKLLRRAGIPDARGFGLLPISGQFLRCDRSEVVDRHDAKVYGTPPIGAPPMSVPHLDTRIVDGQRSILFGPYAGANPKLLKHGSVLDLPRSISRDNVGSLLSMAWANTPLIRLLLSELTATRGKKIAALREFVPSADSADWSIVSAGQRAQIVKNGELRFGTEVVASQDGTIASVLGASPGASTAVPIMIEVLNRCFPERQWDSHVRELLTG from the coding sequence GTGGACGACGTCATTCTTGTCGGCGGCGGAATCATGAGCGCAACGCTCGGGACGCTGCTGCAGAAACTGGAACCAACCTGGTCCATTCGGGTGCTCGAGCGCCTTCCTCGGGTGGCCGCGGAAGCATCCGACGGGTGGAACAACGCCGGGACCGGACATGCCGGTCTGTGCGAAACCAACTACACGACAATGCGATCCGACGGTTCCGTCGACATCGACCGTGCCGTGCGGATCGCCGAGCAGTTCGCAACGACTCGGCGTTTCTGGGCGACGTTGCCCCAGGCCGACTTCGTGCGCCCCGTGCCGCACATGACTCTGGTCCAGGGTTCCGACAACGTCGAGTTTCTCCGCGCTCGGCATCACGCGCTGAGCGGTCACCCGATGTTCGAGGCGATGGAGTACACCGAAGACGCTGCGGTGCTGCAGCAGTGGTCACCGCTGGTTGCCGAGGGCCGCACCGGCAGCTGGGCTGCGACCCGAGACGTGACGGGTACCGACGTGGACTTCGGCGCAGCGACGCGGCAGCTGTTCGACGCCATGACTTCGGCAGGGGCCAGCGTGGAGACCGGACGGGAAGTACGTGGGCTTTCGCAGGATCGGGATGGATCCTGGCGACTCGACGTCCGAGGTGGTCGACCGGTGGAGCGCGCCCGATTCGTGTTCCTCGGTGCCGGGGGTTGGGCCCTGAAGTTACTGCGCAGAGCCGGAATTCCCGATGCGCGTGGCTTCGGGCTGTTGCCGATCAGCGGACAATTTCTGCGCTGCGACCGGAGCGAGGTGGTCGATCGCCACGACGCCAAGGTGTACGGGACGCCGCCCATCGGCGCGCCACCGATGTCGGTTCCACACCTGGACACTCGCATCGTCGACGGGCAGCGCTCCATCCTTTTCGGCCCGTACGCAGGCGCGAACCCGAAATTACTGAAACACGGATCGGTGCTGGACCTTCCGCGTTCGATCAGCCGAGACAATGTTGGATCGCTGTTGTCGATGGCCTGGGCCAACACGCCGCTGATCAGGCTGCTGCTCTCCGAGTTGACCGCCACCCGAGGGAAGAAGATTGCCGCGTTACGCGAGTTCGTGCCGAGTGCCGATTCGGCAGACTGGTCGATCGTCAGTGCCGGTCAGCGTGCCCAGATCGTAAAGAACGGCGAACTGCGGTTCGGCACCGAAGTGGTCGCCTCGCAGGACGGCACGATCGCATCTGTACTCGGTGCGTCACCGGGCGCATCGACGGCCGTACCCATCATGATCGAGGTGCTGAACAGATGCTTCCCCGAACGACAGTGGGACTCTCACGTGCGGGAGCTGCTCACCGGCTAG